In candidate division WOR-3 bacterium, a genomic segment contains:
- a CDS encoding cation:proton antiporter — protein MTILIVVLSLGAFFCLYRALQGPSIPDRAIAVDIMAVIFSSITALMAIEYKLAYLIDLSIALAVISFVGTLALAKYLEGRSLDD, from the coding sequence ATGACCATACTCATCGTTGTGCTGTCGCTGGGAGCATTCTTCTGCCTCTATCGAGCTTTGCAGGGGCCGTCCATCCCGGACCGGGCGATTGCGGTTGACATCATGGCTGTCATTTTTTCCAGCATCACGGCACTGATGGCGATCGAGTACAAGCTGGCGTATCTGATCGACCTCTCGATTGCCTTGGCCGTTATCTCGTTTGTCGGCACGCTGGCGCTGGCCAAGTACCTGGAGGGGAGGAGCCTCGATGATTGA